One Papaver somniferum cultivar HN1 unplaced genomic scaffold, ASM357369v1 unplaced-scaffold_76, whole genome shotgun sequence genomic window carries:
- the LOC113344468 gene encoding uncharacterized protein LOC113344468 — protein MRTCDCLIIFQKNMQENKHENNVGGSLELKTDDRKDYTPPTDLSKYLPLYKAAKKGDWQKAKDFIDKIGADIAVTARITISNDTALHVAAAEGHSKFVEELVKLMTPQQLVLQNFDDETALQLAAAAGSIRSVKAMVEKNPNLTNMLDKYGCIPLLNATNYASLNDRKEDIIKYLYNVMIKNPDARNLFSGDLGRQIICSIIGAGFFDIAYDMIQEYPDLAIERDVREKSPCALEMMAASDAFLSRNQLKFWDRFICSLYFPSTPGTTANGDMENPQEETSSVHNSTRVCQWMGKVIWKVAKRTIPGSKVLKKKVLHDKAVKLMKCIIKNMESSMKPLEIIDYFKATNILDTAIDFGAVELVTECLQTFPGINWVENSEGRGIFYRAIKVRQEKIFNLLYHITGFKKKFAALVDKYDNTILHMAAWPQIPSPFERPISCIALRVQRELQWFKVVEGLVPPAHKIRRNDKGRTAQDLFEEEHRDLFAQGEKWIKDIAQSCAFVSALIATVVFAATFTAPGGYNTGGIPIFLHKDSFVVFAVASALGLFSSTSSLLMFLALLTSEYEHDDFLKVIPKKLMLGLGTLFVSVIALMVAFCATLYIVLGPRYTWLPIPLSLVASIPVSLFLWSYVPLFINMVHCAYGRSIFHR, from the exons ATGCGTACCTGCgattgtttgattatttttcagAAAAATATGCAGGAGAATAAGCATGAGAATAATGTCGGAGGGAGTTTGGAATTGAAGACCGACGACAGGAAGGACTACACTCCCCCAACTGATCTCAGTAAATACCTGCCGTTGTACAAAGCAGCAAAGAAAGGTGATTGGCAGAAGGCTAAGGATTTCATTGATAAGATAGGCGCGGATATTGCAGTGACTGCACGGATTACAATCTCCAACGACACGGCCTTGCATGTAGCTGCAGCTGAAGGACACTCCAAGTTTGTGGAGGAACTTGTGAAACTCATGACCCCTCAACAACTTGTACTACAAAACTTTGATGATGAAACAGCACTTCAACTTGCCGCTGCAGCTGGAAGCATCAGATCTGTAAAAGCAATGGTGGAAAAGAACCCaaatttgacaaacatgcttgataagtACGGCTGCATTCCTCTGCTAAATGCTACAAATTACGCCTCCCTGAATGATCGAAAGGAGGACATAATCAAGTATCTCTACAATGTTATGATAAAGAATCCCGATGCTCGGAATCTTTTCTCTGGTGATTTAGGGCGCCAGATAATATGCAGTATAATTGGGGCAGGCTTCTTTG ATATTGCCTACGATATGATCCAGGAGTATCCAGATTTGGCTATTGAACGAGACGTTAGGGAAAAGAGTCCCTGCGCATTAGAAATGATGGCAGCAAGCGATGCATTTCTAAGTAGAAATCAGCTGAAATTTTGGGATCGTTTCATCTGCTCAT TGTATTTTCCTTCTACTCCTGGCACCACAGCCAATGGAGACATGGAGAATCCTCAAGAAGAGACTTCAAGCGTTCACAATTCAACAAGAG tGTGCCAATGGATGGGAAAAGTTATCTGGAAAGTTGCTAAACGAACAA TCCCAGGAAGCAAAGTACTCAAGAAAAAGGTGCTGCATGATAAAGCTGTAAAACTGATGAAATGCATAATCAAAAATATGGAATCTTCAATGAAACCCTTGGAGATTATAGATTATTTCAAAGCTACAAACATCTTAGACACAGCGATAGATTTCGGAGCCGTGGAACTTGTAACAGAGTGTCTACAAACTTTTCCTGGTATCAATTGGGTTGAGAATAGCGAGGGAAGAGGTATATTCTACCGTGCAATTAAAGTACGGCAAGAAAAGATTTTCAATCTCTTATATCACATTACTGGGTTTAAGAAGAAGTTTGCTGCCTTAGTGGACAAATATGATAATACGATCTTGCATATGGCTGCATGGCCACAAATTCCCTCTCCATTCGAAAGGCCAATTTCTTGTATTGCTTTGCGGGTGCAGCGAGAGCTTCAATGGTTTAAG GTGGTAGAAGGTCTTGTGCCACCAGCACATAAGATACGAAGAAACGATAAAGGAAGGACTGCTCAAGATTTATTTGAAGAAGAACACAGAGATTTATTTGCTCAAGGAGAGAAATGGATAAAGGACATCGCTCAGTCATGTGCCTTTGTATCTGCACTAATTGCTACAGTTGTTTTCGCAGCAACTTTTACAGCACCAGGTGGATATAATACCGGAGGCATTCCAATATTTTTGCACAAAGATTCATTCGTTGTATTTGCAGTTGCAAGTGCCCTGGGTCTGTTCTCTTCGACCTCATCACTTCTTATGTTCTTAGCGCTCCTAACTTCGGAATATGAGCATGATGATTTCCTTAAAGTCATCCCGAAAAAATTGATGCTAGGACTTGGAACTCTCTTCGTCTCAGTGATTGCATTGATGGTCGCTTTCTGTGCTACACTTTACATAGTTCTTGGACCTAGATATACATGGCTTCCAATTCCTTTGTCTCTGGTTGCATCCATCCCCGTTAGCTTGTTTTTATGGTCGTATGTTCCGCTGTTTATCAATATGGTTCATTGTGCATATGGGCGGAGCATCTTCCATAGATGA